From Anopheles darlingi chromosome 2, idAnoDarlMG_H_01, whole genome shotgun sequence, the proteins below share one genomic window:
- the LOC125948569 gene encoding UDP-glucosyltransferase 2 — translation MAARILIVTGLLAASCCSASDILMITMGGTKSHKIPFLELAKGLIPRGHNVTFLNGFPADFTFNGLQEVTPSGLVEYIRNYTNWDLLGARMRGDLPLSVWDVFRFPWQICDATLEDKETLDLLGRKFDLVILDGAFPECALGLVYRLGVPFMYINTVGFYTGTMSLAGNPTPYSTTPIFYRPLTDDMSFIERLSNTVFSAISQTLYIPTMLTLQHMVRRHLGSDIPITWNLARNVSFILQNGHATVTYPRPLLPNVAEIACIHCKTASPLPKDLEDFIVGSGESGFIYVSMGSSVKAANMPDHLRKLLVQTFARLPYRVLWKYEASPALLTDLPENVKIGRWLPQQDILGHRKLRAFITHGGLLSMFETVFHGVPVVTMPVFCDHDSNAAKAVADGYALKLDLETLTSERLVKAIHKVIHDPKYRKAAKFRQQLLKDQRSTPLDTAVYWTEYVIRHNGAYHLQSPARHLNFFQYYCLDQIIFFIGVVYLIRAMTRINLRQRIVQLAKEKLH, via the exons ATGGCTGCACGTATCTTGATTGTCACGGGGCTTCTGGCAGCATCGTGCTGTTCTGCTTCTGATATTCTAATGATAACGATGGGCGGCACTAAGTCGCATAAGATACCGTTCCTGGAACTCGCCAAAGGTCTTATACCAAG AGGACATAATGTCACCTTCTTGAACGGATTTCCGGCGGATTTTACATTCAACGGATTGCAAGAAGTTACTCCATCCGGCCTGGTGGAGTACATAAGAAACTACACAAATTGGGACTTGCTGGGTGCCCGAATGCGAGGCGATCTACCACTCTCTGTCTGGGATGTTTTCCGCTTCCCGTGGCAG aTCTGTGATGCAACGCTTGAGGACAAAGAAACACTAGACTTATTAGGGCGTAAGTTTGATCTTGTGATTCTGGACGGTGCATTTCCCGAGTGCGCCTTAGGTCTAGTATATCGTCTCGGAGTGCCATTTATGTACATCAATACCGTTGGATTCTACACGGGAACTATGTCTTTAGCTGGTAATCCAACACCGTACTCTACGACACCCATTTTTTACCGACCTCTTACGGATGATATGAGCTTCATAGAACGACTCTCAAACACTGTTTTTTCGGCAATCTCTCAGACACTTTATATT CCTACTATGCTAACCCTGCAGCATATGGTTCGACGACATCTCGGATCAGATATTCCTATTACATGGAACCTAGCTCGCAACGTGAGCTTTATTCTACAAAATGGACATGCAACTGTCACTTATCCCAGGCCCCTTTTACCAAATGTGGCCGAGATTGCATGCATTCACTGCAAAACGGCATCGCCGCTACCCAAAGATCTGGAAGACTTCATAGTGGGGTCTGGTGAGTCAGGATTCATTTACGTATCGATGGGTTCGTCTGTGAAGGCGGCCAATATGCCCGATCATTTGCGAAAGCTTCTGGTGCAAACATTCGCCCGGTTACCCTACCGTGTGCTATGGAAATATGAGGCAAGCCCTGCGCTTCTAACAGATTTGCCAGAGAATGTCAAGATCGGTCGATGGCTTCCGCAGCAGGACATTCTCGGTCACCGAAAACTACGAGCTTTCATCACACATGGTGGTCTGCTGAGCATGTTTGAAACGGTGTTCCACGGTGTCCCGGTAGTGACCATGCCTGTGTTCTGCGACCACGACTCGAATGCAGCCAAAGCGGTAGCTGATGGATATGCGTTAAAACTGGACCTCGAAACACTTACCAGTGAGAGATTGGTCAAAGCGATTCATAAGGTTATCCATGATCCCAAGTACCGGAAAGCAGCTAA ATTCCGTCAGCAGTTGCTGAAAGACCAAAGATCTACACCATTGGATACGGCAGTATATTGGACAGAGTATGTCATCCGACATAATGGTGCTTACCACCTACAAAGCCCAGCCCGACATTTGAA cttcttccagtACTACTGCCTAGACcaaatcatcttcttcattgGCGTGGTGTATCTTATTCGTGCAATGACCCGGATCAATCTTAGGCAAAGAATAGTACAGCTAGCAAAGGAAAAACTACATTAA